In Oscillospiraceae bacterium, the genomic window GCAGCCCTCTGCCGTGGGGATGGCGTTGTACACGGCCAGTTCCGGCCGGGCAAAGTAGTCTGCCAGCTCCACCCCGGCCTGCCGGGCGATCTCCACCGCCTGCGCCGACAGCCGCCCGCCCAGCGCAAAAGCCCCCGGTTTGGCCGCCCGCAGCAGCTGTGCCAGCGGGGTGCGGCTCTCATCCAGCGGCAGCGGAAGCAGGATCACGTCTGCCCGGGCCACCTGCTCGGCCCCGGCCACCGCATAGCCTGCCCGGGCCAGCGCGCGGCCTGCCGCCGCCTGCCGGGCATCACTGCCCACCACCGCGATCCGTTTTCTGCCCTCCATGCCGCCGTTCCTCCCCCGCTGTGTTGTGCGCCATCCTATGCCATTGTGCTCTTTATGGTGACTGAACGATTTGAAATGCCCTCCGCTCACGCTCTGGGCATAAACAGCGGAAAAATATTTTATCATTGCAAGCTCCGGCAGTCCGCAGCCTGCCGGAGCTTGCCTTTTCACGGGTGGGGCCGTGCCGGGCAGCAAAAAAGGGACCGCCGTGCACCCTTTGCACAGCAGTCCCTTTTTTGCTCTATTCATTTTTCGGATGCGCCGCCCTGACTGCCGCACGTCCTTTTTATTTCAGATACTTTGCCACAGCACGGGCCACGATGCCGCCCAGGATGCCGGACACCAGGAACTCCGCCACGCCCTGGACGCCCACCAGGAGCACCACGAACATGAAGGGGTTGGCTGCGCCCTTGACCGACACCAGATTCTGCACATAGTCGCAGCCGTAGAAGGCCAGCACGATGTAGCCCATGAAGAACAGGGTGTTGAGGGCCGGGGCACACATGGCGCTGAGGATGTAGCTCCAGGTGCCGGGCTTGTCGAACCGCTTGAGGCCGCTGAAGATCAGGCCCACGCACAGGCCCATGAGCACACGCATGCCCACGCACAGGATAAAGGTGTTCAGCGGGCTGACCTGGAACAGGGCACCGGTCATGGCCGATGCACCGGTGATGGCGTCATAGAAGCTCACTGCGCCAAAAACGCCGCCCAGAATGGCACCCACGGCAGGGCCCATGGTGATAGCACCCACGGCGATGGGAAGGGTCAGAAAGCTCATGTACAGAGGGCCCATGGGCACACTGCCCAGGCCAACAGCTTTCATGACCAGCTCGATGGCCACCAGAAGGGCCACACGGGTCAGCGTACGGGTATTCATGTTTTTCATATTCAATTGTCCTCCTGCTGCCGTTCCGCCCTTAGCGTCGGATACGGCGCAAACCTGCCCGCTCTGTGCGGGTTTTGTTGTAAATTTTCAAACCAGTGGAAGCTCGTTGTGTCAGGGCGTGCTCCAATGGGGAAAGCGTTATTTTTCGCCGGGGAAGCGGATGCCGGCCGACCGGCGTGCCACCGTGAGCACCCGGCTCACCGCAATGGAGGTGTCCTGCATGCGGGTGCACAGCTCCTGGTCGCCGCTTTCCATCGCCCGGGCAAATGTCTCGAACTCTGCGGCCTCCCGGGGGCGGCCCCCATTCAGGTTGTAGTGCTCTTCCTTGCCCTCGTTGGGGTGGAAGGTGATGCCGCCGCAGCAGTTGGCGGTGGATTTCTGCTGGATGTAGCCCTTCGTGCCCTGAATGATACACCGGGCCGGGGCGGCGCAGTCCTTGGCAGCCATGCTCACGGCCTTGAAGCCGGTGTAGTCCATGGTCAGGATGCCGCTGGTGTCGATGCCGCGCTCCACGTTGGCGGTGTAGTGCACCTGATTCGGCTCGCCGAACAGGCCCACGATGTAGCTGACGTTGTACACGCCCAGATCCATCAGGGCACCGCCCGCACAGGCCGGGTCGAACACCGGGGGCGTTTCTCCGGCGCAGAAGGCGTCGTACCGGCTGGAATACTGGCTGAAATTGCACTGCACCAGCCTGACCGTGCCCACCCGGGGCAGCAGCTCCCGGATCTTGGCGTAATTTTCCAGATACTGGGTGGTGACGGCCTCAAACAGGAACACCTTTTTGTGGCGTGCCAGTGCCACCAGCTCTTCTGTCTGTGCCGCGCTGGGAGCCAACGGCTTTTCCACGATGACATGTTTCCCGGCCTCCAGCGCCACCCGCGCAAAGCGGACGTGCTGCAGGTTGGGCACGGCAATGTACACCACATCCACCCACTGCAGCAGCTCCAGATAGTTGGTGGTGTGCTGCGGCACGCCATACTGTCGGCACAGCTCCTGTGCCTTTTCGGCGCTGCGGGGCGTGCTGCACAGTGCCTGCACCGTAAACGGCGCGTGTTCCACGAGCCACGGCAAAAATTCCTGCACGATCTTGCCCGTGCCAAGAATGCCCACTTTCATGTTGTTCTCCCTATCCTATCCTTGATCGTAAGTCAGCCCACCAGCGCTTCCGGCTCGCGGCGGGTGCGCTTTTTGGGGTACGGACGCTTTG contains:
- a CDS encoding Gfo/Idh/MocA family oxidoreductase, which gives rise to MKVGILGTGKIVQEFLPWLVEHAPFTVQALCSTPRSAEKAQELCRQYGVPQHTTNYLELLQWVDVVYIAVPNLQHVRFARVALEAGKHVIVEKPLAPSAAQTEELVALARHKKVFLFEAVTTQYLENYAKIRELLPRVGTVRLVQCNFSQYSSRYDAFCAGETPPVFDPACAGGALMDLGVYNVSYIVGLFGEPNQVHYTANVERGIDTSGILTMDYTGFKAVSMAAKDCAAPARCIIQGTKGYIQQKSTANCCGGITFHPNEGKEEHYNLNGGRPREAAEFETFARAMESGDQELCTRMQDTSIAVSRVLTVARRSAGIRFPGEK
- a CDS encoding ECF transporter S component — its product is MKNMNTRTLTRVALLVAIELVMKAVGLGSVPMGPLYMSFLTLPIAVGAITMGPAVGAILGGVFGAVSFYDAITGASAMTGALFQVSPLNTFILCVGMRVLMGLCVGLIFSGLKRFDKPGTWSYILSAMCAPALNTLFFMGYIVLAFYGCDYVQNLVSVKGAANPFMFVVLLVGVQGVAEFLVSGILGGIVARAVAKYLK